The Diospyros lotus cultivar Yz01 chromosome 15, ASM1463336v1, whole genome shotgun sequence genome has a window encoding:
- the LOC127791494 gene encoding putative calcium-transporting ATPase 13, plasma membrane-type, with protein sequence MEDGSNSFTITPERLEELVQANKITDIVAALKTNIDSGIYGTREDLNRRTEVFGSNTLEYRPSLVDAKGFHQLILEALKDSPVILLLFCATLSTVIGIKRSGLRQGVLDGAIVLLPIFIAVNFGAIFRFAKARRTRRLQRKAKTNVKILRNGEVHELPVPEVVVGDVICLEPGDCVPADGLLINDRDSLKLDDDRCDGYRNQLSLFAGAKVVEGNCRMLVTSVGKNTEKSKLTKSLSFRHQKEPSKLEISIAKMNSRLERVWLIALLLDLAVQAVKCFVWGSFQCDKDHNPDPIGVKDTVEEIMEEFTKLMMKQGFRFYRLVAMIYLLIFSSRDGLPWGISLSLAYAARKLMELYQAKVQKQAASATLGLITTVLLEKTSDLNLNMEACKEYGIDIKLVVDDDLNTATFMGNNSGITVEDGIQITEASEFRNLSEKHQLNMADGINVIMAGSSQSEKLLLLQLLKKEGQVVAFVGASSRDSPVLEEADLGFSVGENAGELDKEASDVIIIGQKSVTNIFPILGFGRFVCNNIQKFVQLQQTLNISAFTINYIFLLSNMREPIGLLELLWVNLIMDIFGALALAQPPPITETAMDPPKFGEKGFQYLTKRVWRNIVVQACYQVAVVLILYFKGKWILGTNQKILEAMIFNCYVGCQVIVLINARGIQYGRKENNMFWVLVAAIVILQVAFMEIMPVLSHMGRLDLKQWVLCVGIAAFSLPLGWVAK encoded by the exons ATGGAAGATGGCTCCAATTCCTTCACAATAACCCCAGAAAGACTGGAAGAACTGGTTCAAGCCAACAAAATCACTGATATTGTTGCTGCTTTAAAGACCAACATTGATTCTGGAATATATGGAACCCGTGAAGACCTCAACCGAAGAACCGAAGTATTCGGATCCAACACTTTGGAATATCGGCCTTCTCTTGTCGACGCCAAAGGATTCCACCAACTCATTCTCGAAGCTCTCAAAGATTCACCAGTTATCCTCTTGCTGTTCTGTGCAACGCTCTCTACTGTGATTGGGATCAAAAGGAGTGGGCTTCGACAAGGGGTTCTTGATGGGGCCATCGTACTTCTTCCCATATTCATAGCTGTTAACTTTGGAGCCATTTTCAGGTTTGCGAAGGCTAGAAGGACGAGGAGGTTACAGAGGAAAGCGAAAACAAATGTGAAGATTTTGAGAAATGGGGAAGTTCATGAGCTACCTGTTCCTGAAGTGGTAGTTGGTGATGTTATCTGTCTGGAGCCAGGCGATTGTGTCCCCGCCGACGGGCTGCTGATCAACGACCGCGATTCTTTAAAGCTGGATGATGATCGGTGTGATGGGTACCGGAATCAGCTTTCTTTGTTCGCGGGTGCAAAA GTGGTGGAAGGGAACTGCCGGATGCTGGTGACATCAGTTGGGAAGAACACAGAGAAGAGCAAGCTGACAAAATCACTGAGTTTTCGCCACCAAAAAGAGCCATCCAAACTGGAGATTTCCATTGCGAAGATGAACTCTCGCTTGGAAAGGGTCTGGTTGATTGCCTTACTGCTTGATCTCGCAGTGCAAGCAGTGAAATGCTTCGTTTGGGGATCCTTCCAATGCGATAAAGATCACAATCCCGATCCCATAGGTGTGAAGGACACAGTCGAGGAGATAATGGAGGAGTTCACAAAACTAATGATGAAGCAAGGGTTCAGATTTTATCGCTTGGTTGCAATGATTTacttattgatcttttcttcgAGAGATGGGTTGCCTTGGGGAATCTCTCTATCTCTAGCTTATGCAGCCAGGAAACTAATGGAGCTGTATCAAGCCAAAGTCCAAAAACAAGCAGCTTCTGCAACATTGGGCTTGATCACCACAGTTCTCTTGGAAAAAACCAGCGATTTGAACTTGAATATGGAAGCATGTAAAGAATATGGCATAGATATCAAGCTGGTTGTAGATGATGATCTGAACACTGCAACTTTCATGGGCAACAACTCTGGAATTACCGTGGAAGACGGAATACAGATCACTGAAGCATCAGAATTTCGAAACCTCTCCGAAAAACACCAATTAAACATGGCAGATGGGATCAATGTAATAATGGCCGGCTCCTCCCAGTCCGAAAAGCTGCTGTTGTTGCAGCTCCTGAAGAAGGAAGGCCAAGTCGTTGCTTTTGTCGGAGCCTCTTCGAGGGACTCTCCGGTGCTAGAAGAAGCAGATTTAGGGTTTTCAGTGGGTGAAAATGCTGGAGAATTGGACAAGGAGGCCTCGGATGTCATCATAATAGGCCAGAAATCTGTCACTAATATCTTCCCTATTTTAGGGTTTGGAAGGTTTGTCTGCAACAACATCCAAAAGTTTGTGCAGTTGCAGCAAACTCTCAATATTTCTGCCTTCACCATAAACTACATTTTTCTACTTTCCAACATGCGGGAGCCAATTGGGCTTTTGGAGCTCTTGTGGGTTAACCTAATTATGGACATTTTTGGTGCCTTGGCTCTAGCACAGCCACCACCAATTACAGAGACTGCAATGGACCCACCAAAATTTGGTGAAAAGGGATTTCAATATTTAACCAAGAGGGTGTGGAGAAACATAGTTGTTCAAGCTTGCTATCAAGTCGCTGTTGTATTGATCCTTTACTTCAAGGGGAAATGGATTCTAGGCACAAATCAAAAGATCTTGGAAGCCATGATCTTCAACTGTTACGTGGGCTGCCAGGTCATTGTGTTGATCAATGCTAGAGGAATCCAATAtggaagaaaggagaataaCATGTTTTGGGTCCTTGTTGCGGCCATTGTTATCCTGCAAGTAGCATTCATGGAGATTATGCCAGTTCTCTCTCATATGGGAAGGCTAGATCTCAAACAATGGGTTCTCTGTGTTGGAATAGCAGCGTTCTCTTTGCCTCTTGGATGGGTTGCCAAATAG